In Mytilus trossulus isolate FHL-02 chromosome 6, PNRI_Mtr1.1.1.hap1, whole genome shotgun sequence, a single window of DNA contains:
- the LOC134722909 gene encoding uncharacterized protein LOC134722909 produces MACHPEISVGGRLIYFLKKWEQITDDQWVLSVIKEGYKLEFLEIPKNTGIKYTCVSAKDLDILDTEENRGHETSNKLKTHQQVSPKTTFQNGFPFFGSQSGETRRLGNQSGLKGRIFTCPNLQSTQEISEVLSKNGRALQFKALPFGPTSALRVLTNIMAVVAAHLRSRGIRLIVYLDDWFLLNQEKSQLILDRELVRNLLVELGFIINLKKSTLDPSQQITSLGAMFLLNLGIVLPTEKRTSKLIASSQAMILQNQVIARDFLHFLGIMSSCLEIIPNARLHMKPVQIHLLKFWKPVSQDLEFKVPITAHLRSHLKWWLDQTNIKKGRSLKH; encoded by the exons ATGGCTTGTCATCCGGAGATATCTGTTGGGGGACGTctaatttattttctgaaaaaatggGAACAAATAACAGACGATCAATGGGTGCTTTCTGTTATAAAAGAGGGTTACAAACTGGAATTCTTAGAGATTCCAAAGAACACAGGAATAAAATACACCTGTGTATCTGCAAAAGATCTAGATATTTTAGATACAGAA GAAAACAGGGGACATGAGACcagtaataaattaaaaacccaTCAACAAGTATCTCCGAaaacaacatttcaaaatggATTCCCTTTCTTCGGTTCTCAATCTGGTGAAACAAGGAGATTGGGGAATCAGTCTGGACTTAAAGGACGCATATTTACATGTCCCAATTTACAAAGCACACAAGAAATATCTGAGGTTTTGTCTAAAAACGGAAGAGCTCTTCAGTTCAAGGCTCTACCTTTCGGTCCAACCTCAGCCCTAAGAGTTTTGACAAACATTATGGCAGTAGTAGCTGCCCATTTAAGGTCAAGGGGCATAAGACTGATTGTCTATCTAGACGACTGGTTCCTTCTGAATCAGGAAAAAAGTCAATTAATATTAGATCGAGAATTAGTACGTAATCTCCTTGTCGAACTAGGATTCATAATAAACTTAAAAAAGTCCACTTTGGATCCATCACAACAGATAACATCTTTAGGGGCAATGTTTCTCTTAAATCTGGGGATCGTTTTGCCAACAGAGAAAAGAACGTCAAAATTAATAGCTTCATCCCAGGCAATGATCCTTCAAAATCAAGTAATAGCCAGAGATTTTCTTCACTTTCTAGGGATAATGTCATCCTGTTTAGAAATAATTCCAAATGCAAGATTACACATGAAACCTGTTCAAATACATCTGTTAAAATTTTGGAAACCAGTTTCTCAGGATCTGGAGTTCAAAGTCCCAATTACTGCACATCTAAGAAGCCATCTAAAATGGTGGTTAGATCAAACCAACATAAAAAAGGGGAGATCATTGAAACATTAG